In Terriglobia bacterium, a single window of DNA contains:
- a CDS encoding DUF1844 domain-containing protein, whose protein sequence is MPDNKKEPEFTVTDRRRFTSEGEATPEPPREQEERPPEPPQPALSEVEGAAAPEATKAEPPQPDQRNVPPPPSAAERQAQHDAFKQSSKQLDAQIQSELGGRRAQEFEMTFERFIASVYMTALVQLGLMHEQGGPPALDLLGARQTIDTLGLLAEKTKGNLTMPEDNLLQNCLYELRMAYVEVTNAIARGPQAPGTPPPAGGLNIK, encoded by the coding sequence ATGCCTGATAACAAAAAAGAACCTGAGTTCACCGTCACCGACCGCCGCCGCTTTACCTCCGAAGGCGAAGCCACGCCCGAACCGCCGCGCGAGCAGGAGGAGCGTCCTCCCGAGCCGCCCCAGCCTGCCCTGAGCGAAGTCGAAGGGGCCGCCGCGCCCGAGGCGACGAAAGCAGAACCGCCGCAGCCGGACCAGCGCAACGTCCCGCCTCCGCCCAGCGCCGCCGAGCGCCAGGCGCAGCACGACGCCTTCAAGCAATCGTCGAAGCAGCTCGATGCGCAAATCCAGTCCGAGCTTGGTGGCCGCCGCGCGCAGGAATTCGAAATGACCTTCGAGCGCTTCATCGCCTCGGTCTACATGACCGCGCTGGTGCAGCTCGGCCTCATGCACGAGCAGGGCGGCCCGCCGGCGCTGGACCTGCTCGGCGCGCGCCAGACTATCGACACCCTCGGCCTGCTCGCCGAAAAAACCAAGGGCAATCTGACCATGCCCGAAGACAACCTGCTGCAGAACTGCCTCTACGAGCTGCGCATGGCTTACGTCGAGGTCACCAACGCGATCGCGCGCGGGCCGCAGGCGCCCGGCACGCCGCCTCCGGCCGGCGGCCTGAACATCAAATGA
- a CDS encoding folate-binding protein, with the protein MPTTALHDPLVAAGARLSDYLGAETAATFGDPRREYVELRSGCGIYDLGWRAKIVATGADRLRWMNGMVTNNIRDLPPGHGNYNFLLNAQGRILGDMYLYSRGDYLLLDTARWQAPTLLEVMNKYIIMDDVELTDVTEKLTALAVQGPRAPEVLRDAGFGCPTLVAPGVGATGWEHADPLEVQDMAWNDLGLSLTRMAGDISHTYEIWLAPAGAADVWDALVRSGARPVGTEALEMFRLAAGIPRYGVDISERYLPQETGQEQALNFKKGCYLGQEIVERIHSRALLHRMLTGFVVDGPPPAPGAKIQQEGKDVGEITSALTVPGSDGDRTLALGYLRMEARNPGAELSISGAHAVVHLLPYRELAA; encoded by the coding sequence ATGCCCACGACTGCTCTCCACGATCCGCTCGTTGCCGCGGGCGCGCGCCTGAGCGACTACCTCGGGGCGGAGACCGCTGCCACCTTTGGCGATCCTCGCCGCGAGTACGTGGAACTCCGCTCTGGCTGCGGCATCTACGACCTGGGCTGGCGCGCCAAAATCGTGGCCACGGGCGCCGATCGCCTGCGTTGGATGAACGGCATGGTCACCAACAACATCCGCGACCTCCCTCCGGGCCATGGCAATTACAACTTCCTGCTCAATGCGCAGGGGCGAATCCTCGGCGACATGTACCTCTACAGCCGCGGTGACTACCTGCTCCTGGACACCGCGCGCTGGCAGGCGCCCACGCTACTTGAGGTGATGAACAAGTACATCATCATGGATGACGTGGAATTGACCGACGTCACCGAAAAGCTGACCGCGCTCGCCGTGCAGGGGCCGCGCGCGCCCGAGGTGCTGCGCGACGCCGGCTTCGGTTGCCCCACCCTTGTGGCGCCCGGTGTTGGCGCCACTGGGTGGGAACACGCGGACCCGCTCGAAGTCCAGGACATGGCGTGGAACGACCTCGGGCTCTCCCTCACGCGCATGGCCGGCGACATCTCGCACACCTACGAAATCTGGCTCGCGCCCGCCGGCGCCGCCGATGTGTGGGATGCGCTCGTCCGCAGTGGCGCAAGACCAGTTGGCACGGAAGCGCTGGAGATGTTCCGCCTCGCCGCCGGCATCCCGCGCTACGGAGTGGACATCAGCGAGCGCTACCTGCCGCAGGAAACTGGCCAGGAGCAGGCGCTCAATTTCAAGAAGGGCTGCTACCTCGGCCAGGAAATCGTGGAGCGCATTCACTCGCGCGCGCTGCTGCATCGCATGCTGACCGGCTTCGTGGTGGATGGCCCGCCGCCTGCGCCGGGCGCCAAAATTCAGCAGGAGGGCAAGGACGTGGGCGAGATCACCAGCGCCCTCACCGTCCCCGGCAGCGACGGCGACCGCACTCTCGCCCTCGGCTACCTGCGCATGGAAGCCCGCAACCCCGGCGCCGAGTTGAGCATCAGCGGCGCGCACGCCGTCGTGCACCTGCTTCCCTACAGGGAGCTGGCCGCATGA
- a CDS encoding bifunctional riboflavin kinase/FAD synthetase, whose protein sequence is MKIFRHLDEVPADHGPTIVSIGNFDGVHLAHRRVLTELVRRAREINGTSIVVTFDPHPTRILRPDVAPRLLTPLPIKLRLLEETGIDAALLLPFTRDLSLMTPLEFTEQVIVRALHAREVHEGFNFRFGHRAQGNVDRLVEFGREFGFEVKIYPALTVRGEVVSSSRIRELLSDGNVSRARHLLGRVFSIISTPGRGRGYGHKYTVPTLNLSRYDETIPRNGVYVTRTRVNGETFDAVTNVGVRPTFGPDSFAIESHLLNFFPISLTAQTEVELCFLRRLRDEQKFPNVEALREQIAHDVHHARRYFHLAAKG, encoded by the coding sequence ATGAAAATTTTCCGCCATCTCGACGAAGTTCCGGCCGACCACGGACCTACGATCGTCTCCATCGGCAACTTCGACGGCGTGCACCTGGCCCACCGCCGCGTGCTGACCGAGTTGGTGCGTCGTGCGCGGGAGATCAACGGAACGTCCATCGTCGTCACCTTCGACCCGCACCCGACGCGCATCCTGCGTCCCGACGTCGCCCCCCGCCTGCTCACTCCCTTGCCGATCAAGCTGCGGCTGCTGGAAGAAACCGGGATCGATGCCGCGCTCCTGCTTCCCTTCACCCGCGACCTGTCGCTGATGACGCCGCTGGAATTCACCGAGCAGGTCATCGTCCGCGCGCTGCACGCCCGCGAGGTGCACGAAGGGTTCAACTTCCGTTTCGGCCACCGCGCCCAAGGCAACGTGGATCGTCTCGTCGAGTTCGGACGTGAGTTCGGGTTCGAGGTCAAGATCTATCCCGCACTCACGGTCCGCGGAGAAGTGGTTTCCAGCTCGCGCATCCGCGAACTGCTCTCGGATGGCAATGTCAGCCGCGCACGGCATCTGCTGGGCCGCGTGTTCAGCATCATCTCTACACCCGGGCGCGGCCGCGGCTACGGCCACAAATACACCGTGCCCACCCTCAATCTCAGCCGCTACGACGAAACCATCCCGCGCAATGGCGTTTACGTCACCCGCACGCGCGTCAACGGCGAAACCTTCGATGCGGTCACCAACGTCGGCGTGCGTCCCACCTTCGGCCCCGATTCCTTCGCCATCGAGAGCCACCTGCTCAACTTCTTCCCCATTTCCCTGACCGCGCAGACCGAGGTCGAGCTCTGCTTCCTGCGGCGCCTGCGAGACGAACAGAAGTTTCCCAACGTGGAAGCTCTGCGGGAGCAGATCGCGCATGATGTGCACCACGCGCGGCGCTATTTTCATTTGGCTGCGAAGGGCTAG
- a CDS encoding 3-isopropylmalate dehydrogenase, protein MSDRKKIAVVPGDGIGKEVIAEALKVVRASGAPADFTEFDWSADRYLRDGTTIPNDGFQMLARDFDAILAGALGDPRVPSNIHAKEILLGMRFKMDLYANVRPVRLLDECLCPLKNVKPEDVHFTIIRENTEGVYMDMGGVFKPGTPDEVATQEDINTRKGVERVVRYAFEYARRHGRKKVLMSDKSNVMTYAGGLWQRVFKQVAGEFPEIAAQHMFVDALCLAMVREPRQFDVIVTNNMFGDILTDLAAALQGGLGMAASGNIHPGRTSMFEPVHGSAPPLAGKNLANPLGAIQSAAMMLAHLGLQEHADRIDAAVLAAVRAKQLTQDVGGSMGTKQVGDWVAKRVS, encoded by the coding sequence GTGAGCGACCGAAAGAAGATTGCCGTGGTGCCCGGCGACGGGATCGGCAAGGAAGTCATCGCCGAGGCGCTGAAGGTGGTGCGGGCCAGCGGCGCGCCGGCGGATTTCACCGAGTTCGACTGGAGCGCCGATCGCTACCTGCGCGACGGCACCACCATTCCGAACGACGGATTCCAAATGCTGGCGCGCGATTTCGATGCCATCCTGGCCGGCGCACTGGGCGATCCGCGCGTGCCCAGCAACATTCATGCCAAGGAAATCCTGCTCGGCATGCGCTTCAAAATGGACCTGTACGCCAATGTTCGCCCGGTGCGGCTGCTCGATGAATGCCTCTGCCCGCTGAAGAACGTGAAGCCCGAGGACGTGCATTTCACCATCATCCGCGAGAACACCGAAGGCGTGTACATGGACATGGGTGGCGTGTTCAAGCCGGGAACGCCCGACGAGGTCGCAACCCAGGAGGACATCAACACCCGCAAGGGCGTGGAGCGCGTGGTCCGCTATGCGTTCGAATACGCGCGGCGGCACGGGCGCAAGAAGGTGCTGATGTCGGACAAGTCCAACGTGATGACCTACGCCGGCGGGCTCTGGCAGCGCGTGTTCAAGCAAGTAGCCGGCGAGTTTCCCGAGATCGCGGCGCAGCACATGTTCGTGGACGCGCTCTGCCTGGCGATGGTGCGCGAGCCGCGGCAGTTTGACGTGATCGTCACCAACAACATGTTTGGCGACATCCTCACCGACCTGGCGGCCGCGTTGCAGGGCGGGCTGGGGATGGCGGCCAGCGGAAACATTCATCCCGGGCGCACGTCGATGTTCGAGCCGGTGCACGGCTCGGCGCCACCGCTGGCGGGAAAAAACCTGGCCAATCCGCTGGGCGCAATCCAGAGCGCGGCCATGATGCTGGCGCACCTGGGACTGCAAGAGCACGCTGACCGCATCGATGCTGCGGTGCTGGCGGCGGTGCGGGCGAAACAGTTGACGCAGGATGTGGGCGGCAGCATGGGAACGAAACAGGTGGGCGACTGGGTCGCGAAACGGGTGAGCTGA
- a CDS encoding MBL fold metallo-hydrolase, translated as MKATLTVLGSGTSMGVPTIGCPCAVCNSSDPRDRRTRPSIMVEYGGHRILIDSSPDFREQAIREGIRHLDAVLYTHAHADHILGLDDLRPLTFHTAGKIPLYAQPSAIGRIREMFSYIFAGDYKYGGIAQVELNPLHGPLDLHGVCFEPIAIMHGDAEICGFRFSSAAYVTDFSEIPERSMARLSGLDILILDALRHKPHPTHSTVANSLALIERLQPRRAFFTHISHDLDHERTNATLPANVRLSHDGLKLEFEL; from the coding sequence ATGAAAGCCACCCTCACCGTGCTCGGCAGCGGGACCTCGATGGGCGTGCCCACCATCGGCTGTCCCTGCGCCGTGTGCAACTCCTCGGACCCGCGCGACCGCCGCACGCGCCCCTCCATCATGGTGGAATACGGCGGCCACCGCATTCTGATTGATTCCAGCCCCGACTTTCGCGAGCAGGCCATCCGTGAAGGCATCCGCCACCTGGATGCCGTGCTCTACACCCACGCCCACGCCGACCATATCCTGGGCCTCGACGACCTGCGCCCCCTCACCTTCCACACCGCAGGCAAAATTCCTCTGTACGCGCAGCCCTCCGCCATCGGCCGCATCCGCGAGATGTTCAGCTACATCTTTGCCGGGGATTACAAGTACGGTGGCATCGCGCAGGTGGAACTGAACCCGTTGCACGGCCCCCTGGACCTGCACGGTGTCTGCTTCGAGCCTATCGCTATCATGCACGGCGACGCCGAAATCTGCGGCTTCCGTTTCAGCTCGGCCGCCTATGTCACCGACTTCAGCGAAATTCCGGAGCGCTCCATGGCGCGACTAAGCGGCCTCGACATCCTGATTCTCGACGCGCTGCGCCATAAACCGCATCCCACCCATTCCACGGTCGCGAACTCGCTGGCCTTGATCGAGCGCCTGCAGCCGCGCCGCGCCTTTTTCACGCATATTTCGCACGATCTGGACCATGAGCGGACCAATGCCACGCTGCCGGCCAACGTGCGGCTTTCGCATGATGGGTTGAAACTGGAATTTGAGTTGTGA
- a CDS encoding class I SAM-dependent methyltransferase — translation MLFVGAGGRQLLAASAGTKKLIAIDQDVEALRELAANVAAKGMQDSVEVVGGKFEDVTLSGDVVYFEFCLHEMADPQKALTHAKSLARDIVVFDHSPGSEWIFYGAEEDKVCRSAQAMERFGLRRRERFHTEQRFENYAELLAKVGAQGPTAIRRTQRFAGATMIVIPMSYELNQL, via the coding sequence GTGCTTTTCGTCGGGGCGGGTGGGAGGCAACTGCTTGCCGCCTCCGCCGGAACCAAGAAGCTGATCGCGATTGATCAGGATGTGGAGGCCCTGCGGGAACTTGCGGCGAACGTTGCCGCAAAGGGCATGCAGGATTCCGTGGAGGTTGTTGGCGGCAAGTTCGAGGATGTGACACTGTCGGGCGATGTGGTGTACTTCGAATTTTGCCTGCACGAGATGGCCGATCCCCAGAAGGCGCTGACCCACGCCAAGAGTCTGGCACGCGACATCGTGGTATTCGACCATTCGCCTGGCTCGGAGTGGATCTTCTACGGTGCGGAAGAGGACAAGGTCTGCCGCAGCGCGCAAGCCATGGAGCGCTTCGGATTGCGGCGCCGCGAAAGGTTTCACACGGAACAGCGGTTCGAGAACTACGCCGAACTCCTCGCCAAGGTAGGTGCGCAAGGGCCTACCGCGATCCGGCGCACGCAGCGCTTTGCAGGCGCCACGATGATCGTCATTCCCATGAGCTACGAACTCAACCAGTTGTAG